The following is a genomic window from Serratia ficaria.
TCTTCCGATAAAATTTATACAGATAGTACGTAGCCGTTTCTGGATTTTGCTCAGGATGAACGACTGATAGTTTAGCCAGTGACTCGGTGTACATTTTAGACAACGGGAAGAAGAGATGTTGATAAAAGTTTAAGGAGTTACTTAAGTCCGCTCTTGCCACCAAGCAAACCGCCATTTCAATACGCCACACAACCCCAACCTTCCCCCCAAGCACGCTTTTTGCCGCCCCCACCTCACCGAGTGACTTACATCTGGCATACCTCCGGCCCCTTCCCTACAATAAGGGATCTGTTGAGGCATAACGCAAGGAAAGACGGTGTCGAAAGCCAACTCCAATGCCACCATCGTGGATATCGCCCGCCGCGCCAGGGTGACCAACATCACCGTTTCCCGCGCGTTCAATAAGCCCGAGTTGGTCAAGCCGGAAACCCGCGAGCGCATTCACGCCATCGCCAAAGAGCTGAACTACGTGCCCAACGCCTTCGCCCAGGGGCTGAAAAGCAGCAGCAGCCAGATTATCGGCATCGTCACCAGCAGCATGTACAACCCGTTTTATTCCGGCCTGATCAAGACCGTGTCGCGCATCGCGCGGCTGCAGGGCTACCAGATCATGCTGTTCGACACCGACGGCAGCGAAGAGGCGGAAATGCGGGCCATTCAGGCGCTGTTCGGCTACAAGGCGCGCGGCATACTGCTTTCGGCGGTGCGCGACGATAAAAACTACCGCCCCGCCTACCTGGAATTAGCCGAGGTGTATCGCATCCCCCTGATCCTGATCGACCGCGACCTCTACGATCAGCAGCTGAGCGGCGTGTTCCTCAATAACCGCGAAATCGGCACCCTGGCCGGGGAATATCTGGCGCAGCAGCCGGAAAGAAAAATGCTGATTATCGGCGGGCCGGCCGATTCGGAAATTACGCTGGCGCGCACCGCCGGCATCGTCGACGCGCTGCGGGACAACGGCCACGATATCCATATCATCAACGGCGATTACGATTTTAACTCGCAGGAAGCGGCGGTGAGGGCGTATCTTGCGGCGGCGGAAACCCTGCCGGACTATATCATCGGCCTGAACGGCATCATTACGCTGGGGGCGATCTCCCTGTGTCACGAGCTGGGCATTTATCAGCGGGTCAAATTCTTCTCGATCGATGAACCGCCGCGCGCCGGCGCCTACGGCCTGCATATCGCCGGGGTGTATCACGACACCCAAATGCTGGGGGAGATCGCCGCAGATCTGCTGTTCAGCGCGATTAACGCCAGCCGCGGCGAGCTGCCGGTGCGCAGGGAATTCTTCACCGGCTCGCTGCTGAATCGCTGAAGGCGGGTTATTGCCCGTAGTAGGCGTGTTTGCCGTGCTTGCGCAGGAAATGCTTGTCCAGCAGCTGCGGCTGCATCGGGGCGATCGCCGGCGCAAGCTGGCGCGTGGCCATCGCCATCACCGCCACCTCCTCCATCACCACCGCATTGTGCACCGCATCCGCCGCATCCTTGCCCCAGGCGAACGGCCCGTGGGAATACACCAGCACCCCCGGCACCTGCTGCGGATCGCGCCCCGCCTGGTTGAAGGTCTCAATAATCACCTTGCCGGTTTCCCCCTCGTAGTCGCCGGCAATCTCCGCTTCGTTCATCGGCCGGGTGCAGGGAATGTCGCCATAAAAATAGTCGGCGTGGGTGGTGCCCAGCGCCGGGATCGGCTGCCCGGCCTGCGCCCAGATGGTGGCGTTGCGGCTGTGGGTGTGCACCACCCCGCCGATCGCCGGAAAGGCGCGGTACAGGGCCAGATGGGTGGCGGTGTCGGATGAGGGTTTGCGGTGCCCCTCACACACCCGGCCTTCCAGATCCACCACCACCAAATCCTCCAGCGTCATCTGTTCATAGGCGATGCCCGAAGGCTTGATCACCACCAGCCCGTTTTGACGGTCGATCGCCGAGACGTTGCCCCAGGTAAAGGTCACCAGCCCATAGGCCGGCAGGCTGAGGTTGGCGGCCAGCACCCGCTGTTTGAGTTCGTTCAGCATGCAATCCCCCCGCTGATCATCTGTTGCTCCATCCAGGCCTTGGCCTGGCGGATGCGGTTAATGTCCTGCTCGTCGTCGCGCGCCCACATTTCCAGCAGGAAAGGGCCGCGATAGTTGAGCGATTTGAGAATGGCGAAGGCGTGCGCGAAATCTACGCAGCCTTCGCCGAAGGGCACGTCGCGAAACTGCCCGGCCGAGCCCGGCGCCACCGGCACGGTGTCTTTCAGGTGGATCGCGGTGATCTGCTCGATCCCCTGTGCCAGCTCGGTTGCCAGATCGTTGCCCCAGGCGCTGAGGTTGCCGATATCCGGGTAAACGGTGAACCACGGGCTGCCGACGTGGCGCGCGATGTCCCGCCATTTGCTGATGCTGCTGATGAACGGAGTGTCCATCACCTCGACCGACAGCATCACCTGCGCCCTGGCCGCCTGCTCCACCGCCCACTGCATGCCCTCGATAAAACGCTGGCGCGTATGGCGATCGGAAGCCTCGTAGTACACGTCGTAACCCGCCAGCTGAATGTTGCGGATGCCGAGATCGCCGGCGAACGCCAGCGCCTTGGTCAGCAATACCCTGGCGTGCTGCCGGGTGGCCGCGTCGGCGCTGCCGAACGGATAACGCCGGTGCGCCGACAGGCACATGCTCGGCACCGCCACCCCGCTGTCGAACCGGGCGTTGATAAACGCCAGCCGCTCGCGGCGATCCCAGTCCAGGCGCTGCTGGCGCGCCGGCTGTTCGTCGATGGAAATCTCCATAAACTGAAAGCCCAGCTCGCCGGCGGTCGCCAGCCGCTGCGCCCAGCTCAGGCCGGCGGGCAGCGCTTTCTCGTACAGCCCCAGACAGGCGGCGCTAGTGGTTTGCATAGTTAACCTCATTCAATGCCTGCGCCACCGCCAGATAGCGCGCCATCTGGGCGCGCAGGCGGCGGTTGGCGGCGGGTTCGGGGAAATAGCGGCGCAGCCGGGGCGGCGCGGCCTCGAGCGCTTCGGAGAAACCGGCGTATTCACCGGCACCGACCGCGGCGCACAGCGCGGCGGCGCGGCAGCCGCTTTGCCGGGTCTCCACCACCTCCAGCGGCAAGTTGCCGGCGTCGGCGTAGATCTGCATCCAGACCTCCGACTGCGTCGGCCCGCCGGTCATGCGCACCCGCTCCACCCGCGGGTTGAGCTGCAGCAGGCGGTCCTGGTGGATCAGGTGAGAGAACACGATGCCCTGGTAAATCGCCTGCACCACGTCCGCCATGCCGTGGTGCCCGCTCAGGCCAATCAGCCCGCCCGGCACGCCGGCGCCGAGGTTGGAGCCGTACAGGTACGGCAGGAACAGAATGTCGCAGGCGCGTTCGCGGCGTTCGGCCACCCAGGCGTTGAACTGCGCGTAGCGCTGGCGATCGCCGCCGCAGAACTGGCGCAAAAACCACGCCAGATTGCCGGCCGAGGTCGCGCTGCCTTCGTGGGCAAAGTAGCGCCCTTCGATGCAATAACGCCCCCAGGCGTAGGGGTAGTCGGCCGGCAGCAAACGGTCGGTCACGCAGGTGGCGATCGACCAGGTGCCCGCCACCGCGCTGAGCGTACGGTGATCCGCCACGCCGGAGCTGAGCGCGGCGCCGACCACGTCGAACAGCCCGCCGTATACCGCGGTGCCCGCGCGCAGGCCGCACTGCGCCGCCGCCGCGGCCGTCACCCGCCCGGCCAGCTGTGCCGAACCGACGATCGGCGCGGTTTTGTCCGCGGCCTCTTCGATGCCGAAGGCCGCCATCAGCGCCGGGTCATAATCGCCGCTGTGCTGGTTGAACAGGTTGCTGCCGGAGATGTTGGTCACTTCGGCGGCAATCTCGCCGGTCAGCCGAAAGCGCAGATAGTCATGCGCCATCAGCACCCGGTCGATGGCGGCGTACTGCGCCGGCTGCCGCTGTTTCAGCCAGCGCAGCAGCACCGCCGGGTGGCTGCTCCAGATCGGCTGCAGGCTGCGGGGATAGCTCAGCGCTTCAACGCCGTCGCGCCGCAATGCCTCGGCCATCGCCGCCGCCCGGGTATCCGAAGAGAGAATGCCGTTGCCGACCGGGCGGCCTTGCCGGTCGATGGCGTACAGCCCCTTGCCGTGGGCGGAGAAACTGAGGCCGCGCACCTGGCCGGCGTCGATCGCCGCCGCATGCAGCGCCTGGCGGATCACCGCGCAAACGTCATCCCACAATGCGTCCATATTGCGCTCGCTAAATCCGGGGCTAACGGAAAGCGCCCCGGCGTCGCGTTCGGCAATCGCCATTTCCTGGCCGTCGGCGCGGTATAATCCGGCCTTGATCACCGTACCGCCGATATCCACCCCGATAAAAAATCCCATGGCGTTATCTCCCCCGCCTTACTTGCGGCGCACGGAACTGAGATAGATGGCGGCCAGGATAATGCCGCCCTTCACCACGTTCTGGATATACGGGGAAACGTTCATCAGGTTGAGGCCGTTGTTCAGCACGCCGAGCATCATCGCCCCGACCAGGGTGCCGATAATCGCCCCGCGGCCGCCGGAAATCGCCGCCCCGCCCAGCACCACCGCGGCGATGGCGTCCAGTTCGAAGCCTTCGCCGGCGTTCGGCTGCCCGCTCATCAGGCGCGAGGTCAGCACCAGCCCGGCCAGCGCGGCGGTGAGGCCGCTGACCACGTACACCAGCATTTTGTAGCGCGGCACGCGGATGCCGCTCAGCCGCGCCGCCTCTTCGTTGCCGCCGATGGCGTAGACGTAGCGGCCGAACGGCAGGTGGTTCAGCATCAGCCAGGCCAGCAGGTACACGCCGATCATGATCAGGATCGGCACCTGAATGCCCAGCAGCGTGCCGCGGCCGAAGAAAGAAAACATCTCGGGCAGGCCGGAGATCGGATAACCGCCGGTGTACAGCAGCGCCAGGCCGCGGGCGATGCCCATCGACGCCAGGGTGACGATGATCGGCGGCATGCGCAGATAGGCGATGCAGGCGCCGTTGGCCAGGCCGAACAGCGCGCCGATCGT
Proteins encoded in this region:
- a CDS encoding FGGY-family carbohydrate kinase, with protein sequence MGFFIGVDIGGTVIKAGLYRADGQEMAIAERDAGALSVSPGFSERNMDALWDDVCAVIRQALHAAAIDAGQVRGLSFSAHGKGLYAIDRQGRPVGNGILSSDTRAAAMAEALRRDGVEALSYPRSLQPIWSSHPAVLLRWLKQRQPAQYAAIDRVLMAHDYLRFRLTGEIAAEVTNISGSNLFNQHSGDYDPALMAAFGIEEAADKTAPIVGSAQLAGRVTAAAAAQCGLRAGTAVYGGLFDVVGAALSSGVADHRTLSAVAGTWSIATCVTDRLLPADYPYAWGRYCIEGRYFAHEGSATSAGNLAWFLRQFCGGDRQRYAQFNAWVAERRERACDILFLPYLYGSNLGAGVPGGLIGLSGHHGMADVVQAIYQGIVFSHLIHQDRLLQLNPRVERVRMTGGPTQSEVWMQIYADAGNLPLEVVETRQSGCRAAALCAAVGAGEYAGFSEALEAAPPRLRRYFPEPAANRRLRAQMARYLAVAQALNEVNYANH
- a CDS encoding LacI family DNA-binding transcriptional regulator yields the protein MSKANSNATIVDIARRARVTNITVSRAFNKPELVKPETRERIHAIAKELNYVPNAFAQGLKSSSSQIIGIVTSSMYNPFYSGLIKTVSRIARLQGYQIMLFDTDGSEEAEMRAIQALFGYKARGILLSAVRDDKNYRPAYLELAEVYRIPLILIDRDLYDQQLSGVFLNNREIGTLAGEYLAQQPERKMLIIGGPADSEITLARTAGIVDALRDNGHDIHIINGDYDFNSQEAAVRAYLAAAETLPDYIIGLNGIITLGAISLCHELGIYQRVKFFSIDEPPRAGAYGLHIAGVYHDTQMLGEIAADLLFSAINASRGELPVRREFFTGSLLNR
- the araD gene encoding L-ribulose-5-phosphate 4-epimerase, which produces MLNELKQRVLAANLSLPAYGLVTFTWGNVSAIDRQNGLVVIKPSGIAYEQMTLEDLVVVDLEGRVCEGHRKPSSDTATHLALYRAFPAIGGVVHTHSRNATIWAQAGQPIPALGTTHADYFYGDIPCTRPMNEAEIAGDYEGETGKVIIETFNQAGRDPQQVPGVLVYSHGPFAWGKDAADAVHNAVVMEEVAVMAMATRQLAPAIAPMQPQLLDKHFLRKHGKHAYYGQ
- a CDS encoding ABC transporter permease — protein: MIGIEQSSATGRAAGPGLSKRWEKRLHHPAVLPFIGFVILFVLMSGLNDSFLTVNNLTNVARQVSINAIIAVGMTCAILTGGIDLSVGPVMALAGSIAAGLMLAAVPIPLAMLAALTIGALFGLANGACIAYLRMPPIIVTLASMGIARGLALLYTGGYPISGLPEMFSFFGRGTLLGIQVPILIMIGVYLLAWLMLNHLPFGRYVYAIGGNEEAARLSGIRVPRYKMLVYVVSGLTAALAGLVLTSRLMSGQPNAGEGFELDAIAAVVLGGAAISGGRGAIIGTLVGAMMLGVLNNGLNLMNVSPYIQNVVKGGIILAAIYLSSVRRK
- a CDS encoding L-ribulose-5-phosphate 3-epimerase, translating into MQTTSAACLGLYEKALPAGLSWAQRLATAGELGFQFMEISIDEQPARQQRLDWDRRERLAFINARFDSGVAVPSMCLSAHRRYPFGSADAATRQHARVLLTKALAFAGDLGIRNIQLAGYDVYYEASDRHTRQRFIEGMQWAVEQAARAQVMLSVEVMDTPFISSISKWRDIARHVGSPWFTVYPDIGNLSAWGNDLATELAQGIEQITAIHLKDTVPVAPGSAGQFRDVPFGEGCVDFAHAFAILKSLNYRGPFLLEMWARDDEQDINRIRQAKAWMEQQMISGGIAC